The following is a genomic window from Benincasa hispida cultivar B227 chromosome 7, ASM972705v1, whole genome shotgun sequence.
AGAGACAAtgttaataaaagaaaaggggTCCCAATTCTAGTAGTTGTTGTTGTGGATGTGGGATTGGGAGTGGTTttgatttggtttggtttggttcgTTAGAGGCTTTTTCACAAACAACACATATGCAAATGCAAGTAGGGAGGGTAGCTCCCACAGACAACTTCCAATACCCATAAATAAAAATGGGTGAATGCAGAacattatacaaaaaaaaaaaaacaatcaaaccATGCCAGTTCATTTTTGCTTCCAAGTATTCTCTTTATCAGACAACAATCCTTGTCAATTTCAATAAATATGATCATAGCTCAATTGATATCAACTCTTACTATCAACCTCGAAATCTAAGATATTGTCCCCTATTCTacatattataaaaaaagagtaaattacaaaaaaatcaCCTGTAAAATATGGTGATAGTTGCAATTACATCGgaaccctcaaacttatacaaggTTAAAATTTGACCTTATCATTTGATGGTCTAATTTTGACAACTATTATGagtttaaatgtctaattttaacGCTTTTGTAGAAGTTTGAAGatccaatttttataattgaaagtttgaatATGTAATTGCAACTATCAATATACTTCGAAGATTTTAAACTATGAATTTTCTTAGGTGTATCAATTTACGCCTTCTTCTAGATTTCATTCCACTAATATTATATGAAGTTAATAATTTGATtcaattaaacttctaaatttttataaggtAATCAATTTAGACTATTCATTACGATTACctttgaaaatgcattaattcTCGGAAGTGTTATTCAGGGACTAGATTGATATTATTATAAGTTAAggatattaattaatataatcctATAATTTAGGAATATAAATGGATATTTTCTGAAAAAATGACACTTGATCAATTTTTCGAAAATGGTTCCTACCAAATCAACCCAAACTGATGATCGAATCAACTAAGAGATTTTGCCAACTGAATTCAGACAAAATGAAGCCAAATCAAATTGATTGTTTCTAAGGTCTATATTTTAGAAACACTGAATTAACCAacaacacttcaaactgaccgaATCAACTCAATTTatttgtattcatttttttttctttattctttgttATTATTGTTACTATTATTATGGATTGGATTTGCTCCTTTATTTGCATTGTgtgtttttcaaaataattaatgaaCCGATAGCTCAacattttttagtacaacaaatgaGGATATGGATATTCGACCTTATTCAATATTTAACTTCATTCAAAGGAATCCAACGTCGAGTCTTTGGACATTTTtctgatggaaaaaaaaaatcaacttggAAAATGGATTACGTTGGGCATTGTCTTTGATCCAAAATTGATAGCTATAcaatgtatatttttattttccaaatAGGAAATTGGTTGGTGTTAATTTTTCGTTTCAACTTATAATAATACACTCGAAGAATAGTCAAGattttatattctatttattttgtccaaaaaatctatttgttggatttttcaaaattttccagaaaaaaaaccaaaagttGTTCATACATATgaatcgatttttttttaaaaaaaaaaaaaaacaaaaacgaaaacccaaaataaatatattataagaaACAATAATAATCTAATTAAAACCAACAAATTAGTGTATCAAAAACCACAAGAATTTGAATCCTCCGATTTCAATTACCTCTCCCCctcaaaattttcatcaacatGTCAATAGTTCCACattttcatgaatttaatattgaCATGAAGAATGAAGAATGAAGAATGAATcgacatttttattataatgtataaaaattcatgaaacataaaaaaaactactgaaataaatataatatgaataatCGATAGGTTtacttatttgaaaataataaaatatttatttactaatttaaatttattttttagaaattttgttttatcCATCGAAATCGAGATTTTCTTGGACATCGATATTTTAAATGTTGTGAACCTCCGTAtgattttcaataaaattgaaaattaatttaaaagagagAGCAGAAATaaagggtaaaacaacattattTTAACCAAACCCAgtattatttcttgtttatttcttgtttaggGAGACAAGATCTTGCCCTGTCTCTCCCACATCTCAATTATATCCTTCTAATCTCAGTATCAATTGACCAAATTCATAATTTCACgaaaattaattccaatttaacaaaatattcggattttttttttttttttttttttttttgtaaatattaatATGGTTGATTTCTATGAATTGTACATCACGCCTTGCCCCCGAAAAGATTGGACAACCCTAATGCGTTGCGTTTTAGTAATTAACGGCGATTCCCAAGTCCCTGACCTAAAGGCTAAAATTTAGCGGACAAAACTGGGATTTCAAACAAATAACCGTTAAAACTAATGGGACaagtaaaagattaaaaaaaaaaaaaaaaaaaaggaagatatttaatttttttaagaaaaagaaataataacaaGAGGGGAGATGATAGGCTGCTATTCTCGCACGGTATTCCTGATTCATTGGCAAGTCATTTAGAGCCGTCGGATTGAGGAGTGGACATCGGAGAAGACGGCTCTGACGATGATGGTGTGGATTGAGGCGAATCTGACGGTGATGAAGATGATGGACTTGGACATGATGGAGAAGAATCCGATGATGCCGGTGATGGAATGGACGGTGATGATGAAGGTTGATCACACGGCTCTCGTAGCTTCCTTTTGTTGATCCCACTTCTTTCACTTCCAATTTTTTCATCCCCCACCATATATTCCCTAAGCCGTTTCACATCTGATAATTTCACCGGCTTCACTATGAAATCCTCTGCTCCTTCCTCCAAACACCTGTCTATCCTCGCCACCACGTTCTCCGACGACATAATCACCACCGGAATCTCTCTCAGAGTTGATGATTCCTAATCATTCCCAAATTTCACCCAATTTCAATCCATTTCTCAGTTAAACTTCAATTTACAAAAACCGAAATCATCAAAATTtaccttaattttctttaataattcgTATCCTGTCATTCCGGGCATACAGTAATCGGTTATAATCATATCCACCTTCAAACTCTGTTTTTCAAAACCATGAAACAGAGGAAAATCAGAAATGATAACCGGTAAAAAAAACAGAGAGTGAAAGTTTCGTGTACTTACATCAAAACCAACTTGGGTATTAGTCTCATCTTGCAAGCCGAGATATTGTAAAGCTCTAATTCCACTGTCCACTGCAGTAACTGTGAATCCCaaaaaaaacccaaattaaATTTCCAGACAAGACAAGGAGCGATATTGAACAGGGGAAGGAAGAACAGACCTCGACAGGCAGTTAGGCGGAGGAGACGTTCAATTACTGTACGGTCAACGAGGCTGTCATCAACGGCGAGAACATGAACCTCGGAATCAGAGATGGGGAAACGATCTAAACCGTCGAGCTGATCGGACCTCCGGCGGCGGGAGAAGATGGGGTTTCTGGCCATGGCGGTAGGAAACAGAGGAATTGAAGAGAGAAATGGGAATTTTGTGTGGACAAGGTTAAGGAAGGGTGTAATATAAGTGTAAGGTGGGGGAAACAGAGAAATGTGTGTTAGCTTAAGAAGTCTCAATCGGAAATCAAATCTCTCGGTCACAGAGAAATCCCAAATCGggtgtttttaatattttgtttcacTATCTTTTTGATTTAAACAAACGTTTAAGATACAGAGGATGAGATTCTCAAATCCACTTGGGTCAGATCTCCAAATAAACGCAATCTACAAGATATCTCGTTTAAAGCCGTCCTTATCGTCTACGAGATTTTGACAGCGAGAAAGGGGAGGGTTTTTTTGGTCAACATATTGGACTACGTGCACCCGCGTTGGAATCAAGatttgaaaaacaaagaaaaaacagTGAGTTGACCGAGGTCAACCAAGAACAGACACGACGCCGTCAAATCTCAATGGAGAAGAAATCACCGCTCACTTCCCTAAACAGAGACAACATTTAATCGAATCTGAAGTAATTTAAAAATGGcggtaaaaataataataataaaataagggaAATTAAATTACTGCGGTAAGCTCGGGAAACCGAGGCGGTGGTGCGGACTGTCATACACGTGCTGCCCTCGTGcttgtttttcttgtttttcctttttactcttgggtataaaaattaaattaaaatttgaagtcAATTAAGGTAAAATAGAGGAGTAAAGAGGacaaaagagagagaatttGGAGATATGGGGGAGTCCCAATGAAATCTAGGATGGGACCCACGCATCTTATATTGTCAAGAACAACTTTTTGCTTCATTGTTGgactttttcttctcttctcattGTTTACCccaaaacaaaactcaaaattttgagaaaatactTCTTTAtccctagtttttttttttttttttttttttttttttttttttttttttttttttttttttttttttttgtcaaattttcatttggtatttatgttttaaaatatttaacatTTATGTCCGATTTAGTATTGAtgtggtttttagtttttgaaaattaaatctgaTACTTTCACTATTGGtagattttttgttttgttatctacattatacttatgttttaaaaaattagctaaattttgaaaattaaaaaaaaaattgtttttttaaattaatttttatttttgcaattcggctaagaattcaattatacttaagaaatatgccgACCAtggtaataaaatatgagaaaattaacttgatttttaaaaataaaaaaacgaaaATGGTTACAAACTAAGGTCTTagtttttaagtaaaaaaattcacaaataaaaaaatgtcaaccTATTTAcagaattagaaaaaaaaaaatactaatagatACCGATGGACttttatcaacctctatcaataATAAACTTGTATTAGTTTCTATTGCTGAtagtatcaataatagacttgtATGAATTTCTATCAATAATAAACAccaatagatttctatcaacatctattaatgatatacttctataagtttctatcactgttctatcaatatctatttgTGATAGATATCGATAACAATGTTTATTacaactataattaaattttactatttatgtaaatattttcttttatttttctatttttgaaaattttcctctTTAAATATTGAGTCTAGTTTTAATTTAGTTgtcaagtttcaaaattttataattctacccttgaaattttaagttttgtttcgATTTAATTCATAGGTTACACGATTTACACtcttaatcttgatttttaattaaatactcactttcgttattaatataaatgtctattaattaatttaaaatagttataaagtgaaaattttaatttaattttaatattggtGAAAAATAGTTGTAATTTAACcgattataatataatatggttttgaaatttaaagatgaaattataataaaatccAAATTTCAATGGTAAATTATAATAGTGAAATTTATGagtaaattaaaatcaaatttaaaatattgttaaaagaaaatctaagtggaagaggaagagagacaATATAAACTGTAAACCAAATCTGAGGATATCTAGAAAACGCAGACTTGACTTGTCTTCCCAAAATTGATTTCACTTTGGGGTTTCTCGTAGTCAGTTCACGGCCAcctttactttatttatttatttatttattttactattttttaccATCACCAAACCAACaactaataatattttttaaaacaaaaaataaaaataaaaataaaagtagtgAAACAAAAACAGTGGTCTTGTCGTCAACAATGTCGAAGAACTTCTCCATCGTCAACTATTTCTCTCTTCCACCTGCCTCAGCGCCCGCCACTGTGACTGCTGCTTCCATTTATTGCTTACTTATATAATTCTTCTTTTCCGTCGGGAAAGGAtcgtttttattattttacattcatcattttttatttattgctatcgtgtttattattttcttttgagactaaaatagtttatactTCACACacccaaattaaaataatctatttttcaaacacaaattattataacccaattataataatctatgactataataaccaactcgtTGCCCCAAACGCTCTCTAGAGTTCATTTGGTAAAAATctgttttataaaaattgaagtatttaacaACTACTCAAAACAATGgctagaaaaatgaatttataaaataagttcGTTTGAGATAAAcatttgaaatattttcaaaggGCATTTGAGGCATTGTGATGGTTATTATAGTATGTGTTTATAATAGTCAATAGATgataatagtttgtatttatGATACatactattttaatttatgtagtaaatagtaaacatGGTAGCAAAAATTGGAAGAGATGATGagtagaaaatagtaaatattataacaaataattaaacacgATAACAAATAGATATTTCAAATAGTTATACGGAAGATAATTGTATGTTATAAATAGTTGTAAACACCATACTTATATTTGGAGTCATAAACATGAAGTGGGCTATTATAACCCACTCCACGAACTTCAGGTTGGGAGGCCAAACACCTTAGAGGACGTTTGGGACaagaagttggttattatagtcttaagtTATTATacttgggttataatagtttgtgtttggagtgtagattattttagtttcgGTTATGATAATTTGTGTTTGGAGTGTAGATTGTTTTAGTTTCTGTTATAGTAGTATGTGTTTgatatgtaaattattttagtttgcaaatgaaatagtaaaaattaaatagtaaactctagtaaataataaaaaaataatgaatgtaaAGTAGGAAAAAGGGTAGAAAATGaggattttgaaatagtgttaacTACAGCTAATTGAgaaatacaaaatagtatttattgtaGCAAGAggtagttattatagtcttaggataGTCTTTGCCCAAACACACCCTTAGTGTTTAATGGTTAATCTCTCCCTAATTTATGTAATacataaaattatcaaaatactCTCACCAGCCATCTATCTcacttttaccatttttttcgCCAGCTACCACCACCCTTCATCGACAACCTACTCTGGCAACCACCAAAACCAGTGCCCAACTTCGCGAACAGCACCACCAACGACCAACTCCAACGACAACTCCATCGATCAACTAACTCCAACCACTCTCTCTCACAACCAACTCCACTAATGGCCAATTCCAACACCTAGCTCTAATGACCAACTCGTCGACTAACTACATCGATTATCTCCAATGATCAACACCTAACGATTAACTCTAGTGACCAATTAGATTAATCGAATGCTAAGATAAAACCAGCTTAagaaagtgttttaaaattataattttatagtcATATTTTAGTCATATTTTATAGTAAAttgacattaataaaaatacttttagtaTATAGTAAACcaaacaaaattatatataaaagcaCATTTTCAAAAAGTGAAACCAAACACATGGGCATTTTTATTTTAAGCcgcttttatttttaaaaaatgtttaaatgaaaatgacttttcgaataatattttatttctagtCAATCCAAACCGACCTTAAATCTCTATAAACATGCCTCCAAgctatttaataaattaatttgccATTTTATATActgtatttttcattttatcatatttttaaGGACCTAAACTTAAAATGTTTGTCGAAATTATCTCATTCAATTTATACTcgccttttcttttcttttcttttttttttataacagcACGTGGAAGTGAGGAATTAATCAAACCTTTAACTTAAAACATATGCTTAATTAAACCAAGTCATGTTCCAATGCCCAATGACCAATTTTTGCTACACTCATCCATTTATCGATAAAGAAAATTAACTATTATCCCTTGAAGTTCACGTTtgtcaacataaaaaaaaaatgtgatgtGTTATTGGGTAAATTTAGCCTGTCTAGGAGAAATGCTCTAGAGAAATCTAGGCATGAGGAGCTTGAACTTGGAAGGAAGGCTTTAGAGGAGCCTAGGAGAGTTGAGGAGATGGGCCATGAGAATAGGTGAGGAAAGCCTAGGCATAAGGAGTCTAGGAAGGCTAAGCTTGGAGCTATAGAGAACCTAGGAGAACTCAAAAAAATCCATAGGGAGAGTGGAGTCCATAGAAGCCTAAGAAAGACCTCAAGAGAACCGTGGGAGAACTTAAAAAAGTTTAGAGATAACTTGGTAGGACCCATGAGGTGAGCTTAGTGGAACTTGAGAGAGCCTAGGAAGGAGTCCGAGAGGACCCATGAGGTGATCTTAGAGGAGCCTAGAAGAATCTAAGGAAGCTTAGGCATGAGAATCTAAGTCTAGAGCAGTCAAAGAGAACTCATTGGGACCCATGAGAACAACTTAAAAGAAGTTAGAGGAGCCTAAGCGTGATGAGCCTATGAGAATCCAAAGAAGTTTGGACATGTGAAGTCTAAGCTTAGAGCAGTCTAATAGAGCTCAGTAGAATCCATGAGAAGAGATTAGAAGAGTCTAAGGAAGCTTAGGCATGAGAAAACTAAGCCTAGAGCCAGCCTAGGAGAGTTTAGTGGGTTTTATGATAACAACTTAGGGGAGCTTAGAGGTGTCTAGGCGTGATGAGCCTTGGAGAATCTCAAAAAGCTTAGACATGAGAAGCCTAAGAGAGCTCAAAAGAATCTAAGCCTAGACGAACTTAGTAGGACCCAAAGGGAGAGCCTAATAGAGATTGTATGACCCATAGAGCCTAGAGGACCTAGGAGAGCTCAGTTGAGTAATTGAGATTGAAGTCGTCCACATTCATAACAAATAGGCCATAAAGAAGACGTTGAGAATTTGAGTCGTGCGTCTATTGCAGTAATAATGGTGTAATAACCCACCAAATTAACTCGACGGTTCCAAGAATTTAAGAGGGACATTATAAGTCATATCGATGTTCATTTGATTCTATATTGCAGATACTTGGACGAATCTCAACTcccgtagatatattttttcGCATCAACATGATGTATTATACAAATAAATCTTGATTGATCTTTAAGCTTGGTTACTTAAATAGTAGTCAGTTGGTTTTGAGATAGAATCTCATGTTTTATTGGAAAAAATTTCAACATTACGAGAGTGTGAAAATTTTTCCATACTCTCTCCATTTATTGAGTGTCACTTTAATATGTTTCTAGAAATCGAGTGGTGTCCACTGATATTAATGTGGGGATCACTAGTAAATATGAAGACAAATCTATAGTGTGAACAAGTGAAGCGAAAAAATGAGATGACTTATAACACATATCATAGATGTTAAACAAGATGTTCTAGTAGTTACTTAGACAACAAAAGAATAATAAACAGTAAATCAAGAAAGAACACATAGACATTAGTAACTCAGTTTGGTGATAAACCACATATCTTTGAGGGGTAGTGTGCTTAGGAAAAAGGAAACATCATCTAACGAATTCTGCAGAACGTGTAAAATgaaataatccaaaaaaaatgtaaaattttctagtcaagaaaaaaaaaaactgcagGATTGACATCTTGCAAGACATCTTGTGCGACAATTGTTGTAACAACATAAGAACAATCAAGAAACCAAAAACCATCAACCTTAAATAGATTTACAGTCAATAACAAAACTCTAACATGAAGTATGGTACTCCCATGGTACTATAAAATTTCCCatgtttatataatatgatattaaaGCCCATAAAAATTGAATGGGTATTGGTCCCAAAAAAAAGATTAACCCAAAAAAGCACCATCTTGTGGGGTATAGATATATAGACTACTCCCTTTGTCAAGTGATTTAAAGATGAAATCCCATGTTTTTTAATACAAGATGtacaaaaatattttccttctgATTTTTTAAAGTGTATTAGAGGATAAAAAATGTCATAATATAGTTTAAAGGTAAATTTTACAACATTATGTTGGAGTTAATGTCCTCAATCGAGTGtatcttgtaatttgtaaagacaaattatatatctaataaaataagaggtgtTTTATTAATGTCTAGACTgcattaaatcaatccaataaactaagatccaaggttattttataaaacttaaatatgtctgtaaagacatacaagtggatcatttttaa
Proteins encoded in this region:
- the LOC120081165 gene encoding two-component response regulator ARR5-like isoform X1, with translation MARNPIFSRRRRSDQLDGLDRFPISDSEVHVLAVDDSLVDRTVIERLLRLTACRVTAVDSGIRALQYLGLQDETNTQVGFDVSTRNFHSLFFLPVIISDFPLFHGFEKQSLKVDMIITDYCMPGMTGYELLKKIKESSTLREIPVVIMSSENVVARIDRCLEEGAEDFIVKPVKLSDVKRLREYMVGDEKIGSERSGINKRKLREPCDQPSSSPSIPSPASSDSSPSCPSPSSSSPSDSPQSTPSSSEPSSPMSTPQSDGSK
- the LOC120081165 gene encoding two-component response regulator ARR5-like isoform X2 encodes the protein MARNPIFSRRRRSDQLDGLDRFPISDSEVHVLAVDDSLVDRTVIERLLRLTACRVTAVDSGIRALQYLGLQDETNTQVGFDSLKVDMIITDYCMPGMTGYELLKKIKESSTLREIPVVIMSSENVVARIDRCLEEGAEDFIVKPVKLSDVKRLREYMVGDEKIGSERSGINKRKLREPCDQPSSSPSIPSPASSDSSPSCPSPSSSSPSDSPQSTPSSSEPSSPMSTPQSDGSK